Proteins encoded in a region of the Phaenicophaeus curvirostris isolate KB17595 chromosome 1, BPBGC_Pcur_1.0, whole genome shotgun sequence genome:
- the RAI2 gene encoding retinoic acid-induced protein 2, which produces MEELYKDAPNLPMDVTSSPSVMANNKLENGVAQLITAEAWNINSSDLMKKALSPLVTVPAPSILTPPAESQSGVALKVAATVLQPICLGDSPVVLPIHLQVAGSAAPQMPAANTTTPYIMTTQGPVPLPVLLEQHVFQHLNSPLVLPPGATCPASPLHAGLFPGTTAPVGQPQLLDPKPSGQAQEPVLPPVFQTPGFAAVLQDLFPSQGTLGSAPCQPPPDYAALPPQAFSSPLSPLVPPATLLVPYPVIVPLPVPIPIPIPVPIPVPHGADTKAAPNPPKPPLFTPRSCKGTQTPLEKEETKPFDLLHPREFPQLSRHTVIKMGSENEALDLSMKGPPTSRAAEAAPPPPPPEDGALDLSLASCRKLGGPHGEVASASPSSATEASAHPAPDKLAGPAAPFTPCKPQEASSKAEGRGAGGGSAELLRQPQKWLVEPAGRAGCEPKAGNNIEIVSTSQTAKVIVSVKDAVPTIFCGKIKGLSGVSTKNFSFKRDLPQDSVLQCYDVKSPPEPRDSAEALRKPVKNRSVKLKKMNSPEIHILPIKKQRLAAFFPRK; this is translated from the coding sequence ATGGAGGAGCTGTACAAGGATGCCCCGAACCTGCCCATGGACGTCACCAGCTCACCCTCGGTGATGGCCAACAACAAGCTGGAGAACGGGGTGGCCCAGCTGATCACGGCAGAGGCCTGGAACATCAACTCGTCTGACCTAATGAAGAAGGCTCTGTCCCCGCTGGTGACTGTCCCTGCACCCTCCATCCTGACGCCACCGGCTGAGTCGCAGAGCGGGGTGGCCCTGAAGGTGGCGGCCACGGTGCTGCAGCCCATCTGCCTTGGGGACAGCCCCGTGGTTCTGCCCATCCACCTGCAGGTAGCCGGCAGCGCTGCCCCACAGATGCCAGCTGCCAACACCACCACCCCCTACATCATGACCACCCAGGGCCCCGTCCCGCTGCCCGTCCTCCTGGAGCAGCACGTCTTCCAGCACCTGAACTCACCCCTGGTGCTGCCCCCAGGGGCTACTTGCCCCGCCAGCCCCCTGCATGCCGGTCTCTTCCCCGGCACCACCGCGCCTGTcgggcagccccagctcctggaCCCCAAGCCTTCGGGCCAAGCACAGGAGCCCGTCCTGCCTCCTGTCTTTCAGACCCCGGGGTTTGCCGCCGTCCTCCAGGACCTGTTTCCCTCCCAGGGCACCCTGGGCTCTGCCCCCTGCCAGCCACCCCCTGACTATGCCGCCCTCCCCCCCCAGGCTTTCAGCTCACCCCTGTCCCCCCTAGTGCCCCCCGCCACACTGCTGGTGCCCTACCCTGTCATCGTGCCCCTGCCcgtccctatccccatccccatccctgtccccatccccgtgccCCATGGTGCCGACACCAAGGCGGCCCCCAACCCACCTAAGCCACCGCTCTTCACGCCCCGCTCCTGCAagggcacccagacccccctggagaaggaagagacGAAGCCCTTCGACCTCCTCCACCCTCGGGAGTTTCCCCAGCTCAGCCGCCACACTGTTATCAAGATGGGCAGCGAGAATGAGGCACTGGACCTCTCCATGAAAGGGCCCCCCACGTCCCGGGCTGCTGAGGCCGCCCCGCCGCCACCACCACCCGAGGATGGGGCTCTGGACTTGTCCCTCGCCTCCTGCCGCAAGCTGGGGGGACCCCACGGAGAGGTGGCCAGTGCtagccccagctctgccaccgAGGCCAGTGCTCACCCTGCGCCGGACAAGCTCGCTGGCCCCGCTGCCCCCTTCACCCCCTGCAAGCCCCAAGAGGCGTCAAGCAAGGCGGAGGGCAGGGGCGCAGGTGGTGGGTCGGCTGAGCTTCTGCGGCAGCCGCAGAAGTGGCTGGTGGAGCCAGCGGGCAGGGCGGGCTGCGAGCCCAAGGCGGGCAACAACATCGAGATCGTCAGCACCTCACAGACAGCCAAAGTCATCGTCTCCGTCAAGGACGCCGTGCCCACCATCTTCTGCGGCAAGATCAAGGGCCTGTCGGGAGTCTCCACCAaaaacttttccttcaaaaGGGACCTGCCCCAGGACTCGGTGCTGCAGTGCTACGACGTGAAGAGCCCGCCTGAGCCCCGGGATAGCGCCGAGGCCCTCAGGAAACCCGTCAAAAACAGGAGCGTAAAGCTAAAGAAAATGAACTCGCCGGAGATACATATTCTTCCAATCAAGAAACAACGGCTCGCTGCCTTTTTTCCAAGAAAGTAA